The genomic DNA ATCCAAGACAATCTAGTTGTTCAGAAAAGCTGGTTAATTAGTGTTCATGATCAACACATTACATGTGACTGATGGAAGATAGAGAGAGATACATGGAAGTGAGGTTTTGAAGGTGACTTTTCACTGGCATTCACCTAGGAGACGCCCTCCACTTGTTATTATTCTTTTAAATGCCTGCATACAGGACATTTGACCATCATCTGCCAATAAATTGTACATCAGAAATTTGGCCCAATCTTTCTAGCACAGGACATATTTGTCACTTCTCTCACATAATTGTGGGGAATTTGCAGGAATCCAAATTGCAACATTCTTCCACTTTTTTATAAAATATCAGGTGTAAACTCCTGATTGAAGAGCATCAGAGGATGTACCTAATCAAATAGGCAGGGCATGAAACTCCACTTGTGAGTCATGACAAAATAAGACAACCCAGCCTGCCACTGAATACCTAAATGTGACTTACCCTCTTCAGCTTGAATCATAATCATATAACTCATAATTTACTGAATCTGAATCTCATACCATCCACATATTGACTCAAAAACCCCAGGAATACAGTTTTAGAGACTTCACATGCTGCAACATTGCTCCCCTACTATGAATATTAGATATTTCAATTTTTCGATGACAAAACATCCACTGATCCTGTGGATGTTTCTTCTTACATTACAAATTTGCAAAAAGTGATGGCCAGACACAGGAAACACCATTTGATGAAACCTTAAGCAAGCAGCAGGCGCCGCTATATAACTTCAAAAGATATGAAAGTGCAGCAGAGACTAACCATGTATGCCCAAATTATCATAGAGAATTGGAAAGTTCAGTCATGCCAAATAGTTACTGACTCTCCCCGTGCTGCATAAAATAAGGTCACCTATCTGTCATGCAGAGAGGTGCAGATAAAGTTGCTAATTTAACTTTCTATTGAGGACCTTTCAATGCGATTTGAAATGTGATTTATGATTAAATTTTGGTTCTGTACCATATGACAACTTATCTTTAATTGTATCTTTGATCAGATGGGTCTCACCTTGGATTGTGAAAGGGGTTGATCGATCTGTAAGTATGAGAGGTTTAATcattaaaaggaaatatctatggCTGCAACAATTCTAGGAAGAAGCCATAAGTGTGACCAAGACAGGAAATAGCTTCAACGTTGAAAGAGAAGCAGATTTTGCAACTGCATTTACATGTTCTACATTCAAACCATAGTGCCAACAGCCTACCCAATGGCCAAACCAAGCTACATAGACAACGAGTGTAAGTGATGTCGAACCATTCCGAGATTTAAGAACTCATTGACACCATAAAATGACCTTACCTAAATCAACAACTGAAAATATTCGTGTGCAGCTATAACTAAACATATGTAGATCTTTCTTTGCCAATGGAAGAAAGATAACCAACCTGTACTTGCAGCTGCAATTGTTTGAGATACTCAATAGCTTCATCAAGCATGGATGCCTTATCAGTCTGCCAAGGACAAAACATTTCTCTAAAAATCAACACTAAATTTCCCAAACCCGAGAATACAAAGTCACGAGATTTACCACCTTGCTAGAATTAGGAATCAGACTCTGCAAAGCCTTCATCTTCTCATTGATTCTACTTCTCCTTCTCTGGTCCAAACAATTACCCCATTTTCACAGCGATCAGGCGCGAGCACTTCAAAagggtgaaaaaaaaaaaaggaacaacAAAAGAATGTTTAAACGAACCACCACCTTCTCAGACAAGTTATGCACTTCCGCCGCTCTATTTCTCTTCGAACTGGAGCTCCGCGTCGGCGGCACCTTCGCCGGATCGTCGGACACCTCCGCGGCATCCTACAAAGAACCAAAGACACGGATCAGCCATCCCGACCACACACCCAGCTCAATAACAGACAAAACTTCAAAGACCTCGAGGTCGCAGTCGAGAGAGTCCAACTCCTGATCCGTCAACGACTTCCGCCTCTCGGCCCCCAAATGCCCAGCCGAGGCCGCCCCCAGCGTCATCTGCTCgcgggaggaggaggaagaagggaggcgGCCCAGCAAGGAGGAGATCTCTTCGTGGCTATCTGGGAAGTAGGTATGGCCATCCATAACGGCGCAGTGCAGGTCACCTCTCCAGTCCCGCCTCAGGCTCGCAGGGTATGATTAcggtagagagagagagagaaggaaggGAATTGGAGTGGAGATTGAAGCTCGCATACCGAGCTTGGGAATTTATAGGGGGGAGCGAGGAATGGTATGTAGTGGGGGCCTGCTGGGGGTGGGTCTCTTTGTTTCTTTAACTAGAGGACGGACCAAATTATGGCTGCTTTATCTGTCGGTGGCTTCATTTCTTTACTTCATCGATTTGTCTACTGATTTATTAATTGGTGTCCGAAGGTGGATGTGGGCAGGGAATTAATGGTTTAATAAATGAACGGTTCAGTTTCTGCGTCGCAGTCGAGAGACTCGAGACTTCTTCTCTCATCTCAGCCGTCTCTGGCCCCGTACGTCGATTATATAAGTTATTTAACGGGTATATTAATTtctgtgttatatatatatatatatatatataatagtatGAGATTATCTATTTAtttgattaatattttattattttattttatattaataaaaataaattataaaatcacCTTATAACCGTCTAATAATGAAagggtaaaaaaattaaaaatatatgacCGTCAAAAAATTGATCCGTCAACGCGAGCTGATTTTTTAAAGTGGAAATTATTACGTACAATTATATAACAATATAAAATAGAAAGACAACAAAACAAAATatcttaaataaaattaaattatgaggagttttaaaatttttacacttCGCTCACTGGTTGTCATTTGGATGAGAAGATCTTCTCTTCTACGGTTTTTATGGATATAATTATATCTTCCTTTATGTACTAGTCATTATTCTCAAAGTTAGTAATTGTTcataatttatctcctccgtattaATACTAAAATGAATTGGCGGAGATAATGAGGACAAGTatattcatcttttgccaccaCGATAGTCCACAACTTAATTATTATCGGATCATGATCATAATCCGATTCGATCATAATTAATTGTAATTTCCCTAGGTTCATTTTCCCACTCATGGTTGTGGTTTGGATTGAAATAGACAGCGGAGGCTACTGCGGTGACCGAGCACTGACTGAGGAATAACCGCTTGTCCCTACCTAAACTACAACCTAAATGAGAAGGCAAACCCATAAGAGATCGCAACTAATTACGATTGAATTATAGTCACGATCCCACACAATTAAATTGTAGATCATCTCCTCATCTATAAAAGTGGATCAGAAGATCTAATTTGGTTATTTAGACATGCCGTTGTGTATATATCATATTAGGATTAAAAACAAGGAAAAGCAAAATGGCATTTTTTCTgactttaattaagttaaaatgattttaattaaatttaaataattttattaattttttttacatataaTATTATTTCAGCCTAGACTATGAGGGATAGGATATTCAAGTTGTCACTCAATCATCCATGATTCAATCCTTAATTATGGCATCTTCATAGGCGGCATCTCCTCCGGCTACTTTTGGTGTTCTCTTGAGCAATTGTGCTGGAGCTTCTTTGATGGGCATCCCATAAGTTGGAGTCCGATTGAGTGAGGGCAGATCGTCCGGTCCAGAAAATTCTGGACTAGAAGAGGCCATGTCTATTCATTTGTTGGATGAACTGGACCCTAAACAGGTGGGGTCCAGTTCATCCAACCAATGAATAGACAAGGACCAGGTATGATCCAGGGAttctggaccagaggatccctggCCCGATCGAGTGCCCTATCTAGAGCCTCATTAAGGCGAAGCAAATACTTATCGAGTCACCTTTTGCTTAATTTGACAGAGTCTAATTGATGCAAAATTCTAAATGCTTTCTAGCAAAttaatgtgcagcggaaaaagCATAGATTGAACAATGCTTTCCTTCTAAATCaaactagacttaaaggggaaaAAATCCTTACAGCCAAAAATAACACTTTATCAAAAAATGTTTAACACGTGAACATTATTTTTAGTGAAATAAATTAATCCTGAGATAAGCATAGTTCAATTCACAGAAGATGACACTTATAGCGAAAAATATTGACAAAAATTTTCATGCGACAACAAGTGCAATAGGCTTTAAAAGATCTCTTAGATGGCAAACATGAAGATGGATAGTCATCAATGGTATTGAATATTGATGCCACAACAAAGTTTTTTAATATGAAATCATATATAACCATAGTTAATAAAAGCACCAACCAATTAGAGAAACATCAAATAATCAAAACATACAACATTTCCATCAACGCAATCAAACAAAGTACATGACAATATTTGCTAATTTACAAGGATTGAACCTAGTCCATGTGCTAAGTTCTAAATATGTAGGCAGTAGAACATATAACACAGATTATTTCTTTCCACTCTTCTTTAGACCTGTGCCTCCAAATGCACCCTTCTGGGATGCTTTAGTCCTCAATTCCTTGAGTGCCTATTTAGAAACAGGTGAGTGGGAAATTGATCAGCATTCCAATAAATTGAACCATGTGTTTACAACTGGCAAGAAATTGAAGGTAtaccttctcctcctctttcttCTTTTGTATTTTTGCAAGATCCGCCTTTAGACAGAAAAAGAATAATCAGGAGTGAACATTTACAACAAATGTCAAAAGTTTAACGCTATTATGTGCCCCTCATTAGCCATGGAATAATACAAATGCAAAGAACCACAACTCTCGTCAAAAGTAACTACTGATTTATATCTATGAGAGTTATCTTTATTCATCTTGGTGTAAAATGAGagcaaagaaaatttatttaagaagatAGCATGAAAAATGTGTCATTCGATTCTAAGTTTGATAAGTCATAGATATTAAGATACTGAGAAGCCAAGTGTAGCCACTTCTGAATCACTTGGATATCAAAGTAGTTTTAAACGAttaagaaaacaaaacaaaagctcACATTTTAATGATGTCTTTTTGTTTCAATTAAAAGTGAATCAGTACATATATCTTAATTCAAGAAATTTCAAAGAAAGAGCCCGTTTTGCAAaatgaagaaaaataataatttgataaaCTCAAATCATAAATATCACAAGGAAGTGTTTACTTTCCATAGACTAATGCACGGCATTATTTAGCACCATTGAACAATGTTAGAAGCAAATAAGCATGCCATGAGTGCAAAATCCTCCCAAACATAGACAAGGGAAAATGAAGGAGCAAGTAAAGAGCAATAGGACAACGCACTACTAGCAAAATGATCAGCACACCATACAAATCAATGGTAATCTCAAATAATAACAACCTCAAGGATATCAACAccttaagtaaaattattttcatCCTCAGATTTGAGAATATCTAGCATAATCTAGAACACAATCATGATACACAAACCTTAGCCGCAAACCAAATGTGAAACTCTACTTGTATGAACATATCCTTTGAGGGACAAGCTGAATTCTCTGATGCCAGTATGATTTGTTTGAAACCttagaataaaatatttttcatggaGACAGACAATACAAGGGGCGGCGCATTGACTAGTCTTTCTATTTTATCAAGCAAATTTGAGCTAATAAATCTGAACCAATAAAATCTACAATTCTACATGGTCCTACGAGACTAAGAAATAGAATTAGGAAAAACAACAAATAATTAAATTGGCAGAACCCCAAGTTAAGCCATCAAATCAAACGGTCGTGTTTGATATAATCAAATCTACCCAAACAATTTAAGCACCGATCTATCAAAGGCAAATTGCCAGATCGATGGATCTTATCAAAAAGGCGCAGATACCTCGTCATATGCCTTCTTCTCAGACTTGGGCTGCTTCAAGGGCTTCAACTTCCCACCTGGATTCGATCAAACACACATCGCAGAAATACCGAAggtaagaagaaagaagaagcaaaagagaaAAAGCAACCTTGCTTGGACGACATGATCGCCTGAGTTTGGCGGGACGGGAAGAGAACGGAGAGGCAGAGGCAGGGAAGGTAAAGCGGGGGCTTCTGCGTAATTATAATGGTCGCCGGTGAATGAATAGGTTGTTGACGTGGCGTATATTGTACGGTTAAAAACTTACGGATAAATTTCAATTTTTTGTGTAAAAAAAGTAAAATCCTTCGAGAAAGAAAATCTGGAATTTGGCAGAGTGGAGCCCAAGGAAAGCCAGAGCTGCAGAACTTCGTCGAGGCCTCAGAATATTTGTGATGGCAAATGCCCTCTCTTGTCATGGCTTTTTCACCTCCACATCCGCCTCATCTCCTTTCTCTGGTGCCGGCCACTGCGACACGCCCATGCCGTCAAGAGGCGTGGAAGATTGAGTTAAGGCTTTGGTGATCGGGACAATCACTACCATGCCCACCCAACCGCTGATGTTTCAAATTCTATTCCCCCCCTTGTATTTTGCACGAGGATCAGAAATATACCGAGGGTGAAACTGAAATTTCTAGTGCTTTTCTGTATATAAACATTATCTTCCGAAGGTACGAATCATTCGCCATAATTGCAGAGATTCTCTTCGTTGTTCAGAGATGGCTTCCACTGGCACCGTGGCGGCGGCCGCCGCTGCAAGTGGCGAAGGCGGCAAGAAAGAGAAGGGAGACGGCGCTTCCAAGTCCCTGGCTTCTCCGAAGGGCGGCTGCGGCGGCATGTGCCTCTGCTCGCCGACGACGCACCAGGGCTCCTTCCGCTGCCGGCACCACCGTTCGCAGTCCACGGCGTGGATGCGGCGGTCTAACTCCATGCCTTCTTCCGTCAAGCCTTCGTGCATGATTTCCAAGAATTAATACATGCAGCTATCaatatatatatgtgatttgTAAATTGAATTTGTATTACGTAAATTCTCTGTCGATGGTCCAATAAGATTTGCTAGGTTTATGCCAAATCTAATAAAATCTTATGTTTTAGAAATTTTCATTTTGCTCTTGAAGAGTTTACTTATGAAAAATTCACATGATGAAAGCAGAAGCTGGTTTGGGAGTGTTTGCAGAACTTCTGGTACAATCAGCGATCTGCTATAAGAACACAAACCAAACTTCATATTACTGCAAGAGCTTAGAAGATACAGATGAAGGTATCGCTGCTGGTCTAATATTAtatgcttttatatatatatatatatatatatataatattatatgcttatatatatatatatatatatatataacttttcaTCCCCAGCAATTCCAGACGAACATCGAGGTACCATTTTTGCCAATAACATATCGACACGCGTACAAACCCGTTATTCCATTTCGTGCTCCCACGTGTCGCCGGACCCTTGCCGATTCCCACTACCCTTGGCTTTGTCCGCGTTGATTCTTCCGTTTGTTGACCCGCCATATATACCTGACAAGTCATTCGGCAATATTGTGGCTCCCAGTTGCTTCTTTTCGGGTATATGCTGAACGGCAGGACTGTTCCGTCAGTGTCGTCGACTCGTCGTCGTTTCGTATGAACGCTCAAATGCCCTTTCTTCGACTCCGAAACCGAACCGCCGTCATAATGGACGGGAAACAAAACTTCAAGCCTTTGCAAGTCTTCCGAAGAATCTCCATCTTTCTCTCTCGCCTGATCGCGTTCCCTTCTCGCAATCGCCAATCGCATCGTTTCCCCGGACAGGATTTCTCAGGCGGCATTGAGCATCGCCCAATCTCGGCTGTATTCGTGCCATGATTCGGCGATCAGTTCGATGAGGCGACCCTCAGATGACGACGATGCTGATGCACCGTAAATGCCCGTCTTCCTGCTAGGAAAATCTGTGCTCCAGTTTGGTTACCGCGCGCATCGGCTTTGGTCGTTGGCTAGGGCCGTCGATCTTGTGTTGCTGGATTTCTGGATGGATGCGAGCCCAGTTTAGTACGGAGGAGGTGGATTGTTACGCTGCTTTGGCAAGTGCTAAGCTAGAGTTGTGCTTCGCTAAGCAGTAGCAAGGATTATTGCGGCCTTGACTTGCTAGTATTTGCCCCTGAGCATTGGGTCCGTGTTTCTCGGGTAATTTCCccatttttcttctttttagttAATTGTGCAGCAAAGAATTTGCTACGAGAATACTGTGTTCGGGCAATCCGCTTTACTCAGAGAATTTGTTTTCTGGGCTTTCAGTTATGTAAACAATTCTGTATGTATGTTAATAATGACTGTTTATTTTTGTGATACATTGGGCAGTTGCTAGTTCTTGGCAGTTTGTCCCTAGAACTAAAATATATAATGTGACTTAATATTTGCAAGAC from Zingiber officinale cultivar Zhangliang chromosome 4A, Zo_v1.1, whole genome shotgun sequence includes the following:
- the LOC121969177 gene encoding uncharacterized protein LOC121969177, which encodes MPTQPLMFQILFPPLYFARGSEIYRGDSLRCSEMASTGTVAAAAAASGEGGKKEKGDGASKSLASPKGGCGGMCLCSPTTHQGSFRCRHHRSQSTAWMRRSNSMPSSVKPSCMISKN
- the LOC121969175 gene encoding transcription factor SPATULA-like isoform X2, with the translated sequence MDGHTYFPDSHEEISSLLGRLPSSSSSREQMTLGAASAGHLGAERRKSLTDQELDSLDCDLEDAAEVSDDPAKVPPTRSSSSKRNRAAEVHNLSEKRRRSRINEKMKALQSLIPNSSKTDKASMLDEAIEYLKQLQLQVQMLSMRNSLNQHPLYLHGALQPLQTMQLASNNGLDAERAMATGLEMLPLNQGYFDQRRHTTSAIRG